The following are encoded together in the Salvia hispanica cultivar TCC Black 2014 chromosome 6, UniMelb_Shisp_WGS_1.0, whole genome shotgun sequence genome:
- the LOC125196786 gene encoding protein CURVATURE THYLAKOID 1A, chloroplastic-like, with protein sequence MAAAASTSMAATPILLHRLPAARPAAVFCSLPQRPTLSATPFKLLNESRRSSQLLVKASSSEESSLDTNELFNDLKEKWDAVENKTTVILYGGGSIVAIWLTSTVVGAINRVPLLPKIMELVGLGYTVWFVYRYLLFKRSRKELSEEIESIKKKLAGTE encoded by the exons ATGGCAGCGGCAGCTTCCACTTCCATGGCGGCCACCCCTATCTTGCTCCACCGCCTCCCCGCCGCCAGACCTGCCGCCGTCTTCTGCTCCTTGCCCCAACGTCCTACCCTTTCCGCCACTCCCTTCAAGCTACTCAATG AGTCTAGGAGGTCTTCCCAGCTCCTCGTCAAGGCATCTTCATCAGAGGAGAGCTCTCTTGATACCAATGAATTGTTCAATGACCTCAAAGAAAAG TGGGATGCTGTTGAAAACAAAACTACTGTGATTCTGTATGGTGGTGGATCAATTGTTGCAATTTGGTTAACTTCCACAGTTGTTGGGGCAATTAACAGGGTTCCATTG CTTCCCAAGATCATGGAGTTGGTCGGGCTTGGATACACCGTGTGGTTTGTGTACCGTTACCTGCTCTTCAAG AGAAGTAGAAAGGAACTGTCAGAAGAGATAgaatcaataaaaaagaagCTTGCTGGAACTGAATAG